One Gambusia affinis linkage group LG15, SWU_Gaff_1.0, whole genome shotgun sequence genomic window carries:
- the proser1 gene encoding proline and serine-rich protein 1 isoform X2: protein MDKKSFDIVLDEIRKCVLTDQRIRAIEQVHGYFSSEQVMEILKYFSWAEPQIKAVKALQHKMVAIPTTKVANILNCFTFSKDRLVVLELIALNILDAQNYRPVEDLFRIHASEKKRARRILEQVCKVGCKAPVAMISSCGMIPGNPYPKGRPSLVTGTFPGILPIKKDSEKKEDGSNSMEGKGIASRIIGPFKPFPSTYNPHRPVPYPIPPCRPHATIAPSYTKPGNPQNTTPGVNSGPLLIPHGSTPSTPAPPQASPSQPPPPTTPITPVFPGMVPSHNLNAPSPSPAPSPSVIKAGPHTPSGQVTPTPSSVIKAHTPSGTPCGTPVPSNGGFSSSPFHGLSRPGTPAASRSGQDSQSQSNSIGSAQQRAYSQSADQQSGPSFSGMHPQGGNPSGSVIRSYTPSPLTPGSSTPVIPNCSTPGPSPKPSPVHPGQAQAQGVVAGSLNRHSGGSNSGSNSPVPSAFKGTSRSGTPSVSPLVTPSSAQAALARSLGLTHPSGSPQVSLPTQVAIAGLQAISASPAATHYPGLSPFPALSSSLPSATIPTSVPTVPPSTNHPPSSVYQGLAPGAAPSAASPFALGLTSAPSIFPGLSAGPNPTSFPGLAVSGGGGTRSPVLPSFMGLSGATPSSVASVAPLQAATVGVPSSSPVLPGFASAFSSNFQPGLSGALQAPGGSGFPGLLSFPPVPGFPPSASAAALSGLHNPSMSSALLQAHSTSALENFPPQPNYHPGPGNPFSLQPGLHPQLGWQ, encoded by the exons ATGGATAAGAAATCTTTCGACATCGTCTTGGATGAGATAAGAAAG TGCGTCCTTACGGACCAGCGGATCAGAGCCATAGAGCAGGTTCATGGATATTTCTCCAGTGAGCAG GTGATGGAAATCCTGAAGTACTTCTCATGGGCAGAACCGCAGATCAAAGCAGTTAAAGCACTCCAGCAT AAAATGGTTGCAATCCCTACAACCAAAGTTGCAAACATTCTGAACTGCTTCACTTTCTCCAAGGACAGACTTGTTGTCCTGGAATTAATAGCTTT GAATATTTTAGATGCTCAGAATTATCGACCAGTGGAGGATCTGTTCCGGATACACGCATCTGAGAAGAAGCGGGCTCGCAGGATATTAGAGCAG GTTTGTAAGGTTGGTTGCAAGGCTCCTGTCGCCATGATCTCATCCTGTGGAATGATTCCGGGAAATCCATACCCTAAAGGGAGGCCCAGCTTGGTCACTGGCACTTTTCCT GGAATCCTCCCAATTAAaaaagacagtgagaaaaaagaagatgGCTCCAATAGTATGGAGGGGAAAGGAATTGCTTCCAGGATTATAGGACCTTTCAAACCT tttcccTCAACTTACAACCCTCATCGACCTGTTCCTTACCCTATCCCACCCTGCCGGCCTCATGCCACCATCGCACCAA GTTACACCAAACCTGGGAATCCACAGAACACCACACCTGGAGTCAACAGTGGGCCACTTCTCATTCCTCATGGGTCCACTCCTTCTACCCCTGCCCCACCCCAGGCTTCACCTTCTCAGCCACCTCCCCCAACTACCCCAATTACACCAGTTTTTCCAGGGATGGTACCTTCCCACAACTTGAAtgccccctctccttccccagCTCCATCTCCATCTGTGATCAAAGCTGGACCCCATACCCCCAGTGGTCAAGTCACACCTACACCTTCGTCTGTCATTAAAGCCCACACCCCTTCGGGGACTCCTTGTGGAACTCCTGTCCCAAGCAATGGGGGTTTTTCCTCTTCCCCCTTCCATGGCCTTTCACGACCAGGGACTCCTGCTGCCTCCCGTAGTGGCCAAGACTCCCAGTCGCAGTCAAATTCCATCGGTTCAGCTCAGCAGAGGGCCTATTCCCAGTCTGCGGACCAGCAGTCAGGGCCCAGCTTCTCCGGCATGCACCCACAAGGAGGTAACCCATCTGGTTCAGTGATCCGAAGTTATACCCCTTCCCCTCTCACTCCTGGGTCTTCTACTCCAGTTATCCCAAACTGTTCCACCCCGGGACCCAGTCCAAAACCCTCCCCTGTCCACCCAGGCCAGGCTCAAGCTCAGGGTGTTGTGGCTGGATCCCTGAACAGACATTCTGGGGGCAGCAACAGTGGCAGTAACAGCCCCGTACCCTCAGCCTTTAAGGGCACGTCTCGTTCTGGTACGCCGTCAGTCAGCCCACTGGTGACACCTAGTTCAGCTCAAGCTGCCCTTGCACGTTCTTTGGGTCTGACACACCCCTCAGGTTCTCCTCAAGTGTCTCTCCCTACTCAGGTTGCTATCGCTGGCCTCCAAGCAATATCTGCCAGCCCCGCTGCAACTCATTATCCAGGTCTGTCCCCTTTTCCGGCGCTGTCTTCTTCTCTTCCCTCTGCCACCATTCCTACATCAGTGCCTACAGTGCCTCCCTCCACCAACCATCCACCGTCTTCTGTCTACCAGGGCTTAGCCCCTGGCGCTGCCCCCTCTGCAGCTTCACCTTTCGCTCTAGGCCTCACCTCTGCCCCCTCTATATTCCCAGGCCTTTCTGCTGGGCCTAACCCCACAAGCTTTCCTGGACTGGCTGTATCAGGTGGGGGCGGCACCAGGAGCCCTGTATTGCCTTCATTCATGGGACTATCAGGAGCCACTCCATCCTCAGTTGCATCTGTGGCCCCGCTGCAGGCAGCCACAGTTGGGGTTCCCTCTTCATCACCAGTGTTACCAGGGTTTGCATCTGCTTTCAGCTCCAATTTCCAGCCAGG TTTGAGCGGCGCGCTCCAGGCTCCTGGAGGCAGTGGATTCCCTGGTTTACTCTCCTTCCCTCCAGTACCAGGCTTCCCTCCCTCTGCCTCCGCTGCTGCTCTCAGCGGCCTCCACAACCCGTCGATGTCGTCTGCTCTACTTCAG gCTCATTCTACATCTGCACTAGAGAACTTTCCTCCTCAACCCAACTACCATCCTGGTCCTGGAAACCCCTTCTCTCTCCAGCCAGGACTACATCCCCAGTTGGGCTGGCAGTGA
- the proser1 gene encoding proline and serine-rich protein 1 isoform X1, whose product MDKKSFDIVLDEIRKCVLTDQRIRAIEQVHGYFSSEQVMEILKYFSWAEPQIKAVKALQHKMVAIPTTKVANILNCFTFSKDRLVVLELIALNILDAQNYRPVEDLFRIHASEKKRARRILEQVCKVGCKAPVAMISSCGMIPGNPYPKGRPSLVTGTFPGILPIKKDSEKKEDGSNSMEGKGIASRIIGPFKPFPSTYNPHRPVPYPIPPCRPHATIAPSAYNNAGLVSVGGVITANVPPPPYHSSHKIAGYTKPGNPQNTTPGVNSGPLLIPHGSTPSTPAPPQASPSQPPPPTTPITPVFPGMVPSHNLNAPSPSPAPSPSVIKAGPHTPSGQVTPTPSSVIKAHTPSGTPCGTPVPSNGGFSSSPFHGLSRPGTPAASRSGQDSQSQSNSIGSAQQRAYSQSADQQSGPSFSGMHPQGGNPSGSVIRSYTPSPLTPGSSTPVIPNCSTPGPSPKPSPVHPGQAQAQGVVAGSLNRHSGGSNSGSNSPVPSAFKGTSRSGTPSVSPLVTPSSAQAALARSLGLTHPSGSPQVSLPTQVAIAGLQAISASPAATHYPGLSPFPALSSSLPSATIPTSVPTVPPSTNHPPSSVYQGLAPGAAPSAASPFALGLTSAPSIFPGLSAGPNPTSFPGLAVSGGGGTRSPVLPSFMGLSGATPSSVASVAPLQAATVGVPSSSPVLPGFASAFSSNFQPGLSGALQAPGGSGFPGLLSFPPVPGFPPSASAAALSGLHNPSMSSALLQAHSTSALENFPPQPNYHPGPGNPFSLQPGLHPQLGWQ is encoded by the exons ATGGATAAGAAATCTTTCGACATCGTCTTGGATGAGATAAGAAAG TGCGTCCTTACGGACCAGCGGATCAGAGCCATAGAGCAGGTTCATGGATATTTCTCCAGTGAGCAG GTGATGGAAATCCTGAAGTACTTCTCATGGGCAGAACCGCAGATCAAAGCAGTTAAAGCACTCCAGCAT AAAATGGTTGCAATCCCTACAACCAAAGTTGCAAACATTCTGAACTGCTTCACTTTCTCCAAGGACAGACTTGTTGTCCTGGAATTAATAGCTTT GAATATTTTAGATGCTCAGAATTATCGACCAGTGGAGGATCTGTTCCGGATACACGCATCTGAGAAGAAGCGGGCTCGCAGGATATTAGAGCAG GTTTGTAAGGTTGGTTGCAAGGCTCCTGTCGCCATGATCTCATCCTGTGGAATGATTCCGGGAAATCCATACCCTAAAGGGAGGCCCAGCTTGGTCACTGGCACTTTTCCT GGAATCCTCCCAATTAAaaaagacagtgagaaaaaagaagatgGCTCCAATAGTATGGAGGGGAAAGGAATTGCTTCCAGGATTATAGGACCTTTCAAACCT tttcccTCAACTTACAACCCTCATCGACCTGTTCCTTACCCTATCCCACCCTGCCGGCCTCATGCCACCATCGCACCAA GTGCGTACAACAACGCAGGCCTTGTTTCTGTGGGAGGGGTCATAACAGCCAACGTGCCCCCTCCCCCGTACCACTCTTCTCACAAAATAGCAG GTTACACCAAACCTGGGAATCCACAGAACACCACACCTGGAGTCAACAGTGGGCCACTTCTCATTCCTCATGGGTCCACTCCTTCTACCCCTGCCCCACCCCAGGCTTCACCTTCTCAGCCACCTCCCCCAACTACCCCAATTACACCAGTTTTTCCAGGGATGGTACCTTCCCACAACTTGAAtgccccctctccttccccagCTCCATCTCCATCTGTGATCAAAGCTGGACCCCATACCCCCAGTGGTCAAGTCACACCTACACCTTCGTCTGTCATTAAAGCCCACACCCCTTCGGGGACTCCTTGTGGAACTCCTGTCCCAAGCAATGGGGGTTTTTCCTCTTCCCCCTTCCATGGCCTTTCACGACCAGGGACTCCTGCTGCCTCCCGTAGTGGCCAAGACTCCCAGTCGCAGTCAAATTCCATCGGTTCAGCTCAGCAGAGGGCCTATTCCCAGTCTGCGGACCAGCAGTCAGGGCCCAGCTTCTCCGGCATGCACCCACAAGGAGGTAACCCATCTGGTTCAGTGATCCGAAGTTATACCCCTTCCCCTCTCACTCCTGGGTCTTCTACTCCAGTTATCCCAAACTGTTCCACCCCGGGACCCAGTCCAAAACCCTCCCCTGTCCACCCAGGCCAGGCTCAAGCTCAGGGTGTTGTGGCTGGATCCCTGAACAGACATTCTGGGGGCAGCAACAGTGGCAGTAACAGCCCCGTACCCTCAGCCTTTAAGGGCACGTCTCGTTCTGGTACGCCGTCAGTCAGCCCACTGGTGACACCTAGTTCAGCTCAAGCTGCCCTTGCACGTTCTTTGGGTCTGACACACCCCTCAGGTTCTCCTCAAGTGTCTCTCCCTACTCAGGTTGCTATCGCTGGCCTCCAAGCAATATCTGCCAGCCCCGCTGCAACTCATTATCCAGGTCTGTCCCCTTTTCCGGCGCTGTCTTCTTCTCTTCCCTCTGCCACCATTCCTACATCAGTGCCTACAGTGCCTCCCTCCACCAACCATCCACCGTCTTCTGTCTACCAGGGCTTAGCCCCTGGCGCTGCCCCCTCTGCAGCTTCACCTTTCGCTCTAGGCCTCACCTCTGCCCCCTCTATATTCCCAGGCCTTTCTGCTGGGCCTAACCCCACAAGCTTTCCTGGACTGGCTGTATCAGGTGGGGGCGGCACCAGGAGCCCTGTATTGCCTTCATTCATGGGACTATCAGGAGCCACTCCATCCTCAGTTGCATCTGTGGCCCCGCTGCAGGCAGCCACAGTTGGGGTTCCCTCTTCATCACCAGTGTTACCAGGGTTTGCATCTGCTTTCAGCTCCAATTTCCAGCCAGG TTTGAGCGGCGCGCTCCAGGCTCCTGGAGGCAGTGGATTCCCTGGTTTACTCTCCTTCCCTCCAGTACCAGGCTTCCCTCCCTCTGCCTCCGCTGCTGCTCTCAGCGGCCTCCACAACCCGTCGATGTCGTCTGCTCTACTTCAG gCTCATTCTACATCTGCACTAGAGAACTTTCCTCCTCAACCCAACTACCATCCTGGTCCTGGAAACCCCTTCTCTCTCCAGCCAGGACTACATCCCCAGTTGGGCTGGCAGTGA
- the vps36 gene encoding vacuolar protein-sorting-associated protein 36, translating to MDRFSWSNGLLEINETLVIQQRGVRLYDGDDKAKLDVGVALLSTHRLIWRDGKNHDCCMAMPLSQIIFFEEQAAGVGKSAKIVIHLHPSPVNKEPGPYQNSKYSFIKLSFKEHGQIEFYRRLTEEITQKRWENTPVSQPISTGTGQTGRTRAVGIVGIERKIEEKRKETDKNISEAFEDLSKLMVKAKEMVELSRSIANKIKDKQGDITEDETIRFKSYLLSMGIANPVTRETHGSGTHYHMQLAKQLGDMLQAPLEERGGMMALTEVYCLVNRARGMELLSPEDLLNACKMFESLKLPLRLRVFDSGVMVVQLQSHSEEEMIASALDNVTEKGSLTAEEFAKLLGLSVLLSKERLLLAEKMGHLCRDDSVEGLRFYPNCF from the exons ATGGACCGGTTTTCGTGGTCAAATGGGCTCTTAGAAATAAACGAAACTTTAGTGATACAGCAGAGAGGTGTCAGACTGTATGACGGTGATGATAAG GCAAAATTGGATGTTGGAGTCGCCTTGTTAAGTACACACCGGTTGATCTGGAGGGACGGGAAGAATCAC GACTGCTGCATGGCCATGCCCCTGTCtcagattattttctttgagGAACAGGCTGCAGGAGTAGGAAAGAG tgcaaaaatagtAATCCACCTGCATCCATCACCTGTCAACAAGGAGCCTGGTCCATACCAGAACAGCAAGTACTCTTTCATCAAGCTGTCTTTTAAAGAACATGGGCAGATTGAG TTTTACAGGAGACTGACAGAAGAGATTACCCAGAAAAGGTGGGAGAATACGCCAGTTTCACAACCCATCTCAACAGGAACTGGTCAG ACAGGAAGGACACGAGCAGTGGGAATTGTTGGCATTGAAAGGAAGATAGaggagaagaggaaagaaacagacaagaacatttctgag GCCTTTGAGGACCTCAGTAAGCTTATGGTGAAG GCCAAAGAGATGGTGGAGTTGTCCAGATCTATTGCAAACAAGATCAAAGACAAACAGGGAGACATAACAGAAGATGAG ACAATTCGCTTTAAGTCTTACCTCTTGAGCATGGGCATTGCTAACCCTGTTACGAGGGAAACACACGGCTCTGGTACTCATTATCATATGCAACTGGCTAAGCAACTGGGAGACATGCTGCAGGCTCCTCTAGAG GAGCGTGGTGGTATGATGGCTCTCACAGAGGTGTATTGTCTGGTCAACCGTGCCAGGGGGATGGAG CTTTTATCTCCTGAAGATTTGCTAAACGCCTGCAAAATGTTTGAGTCCTTGAAACTACCCTTGAG GCTGCGTGTGTTTGACAGCGGTGTGATGGTGGTTCAGCTGCAATCCCACAGTGAAGAGGAGATGATAGCCTCAGCTCTGGACAAT GTGACAGAAAAAGGTTCCCTGACAGCAGAGGAGTTTGCAAAGCTCTTGGGACTTTCTGTTCTTCTGTCTAAGGAGCG GTTGCTGCTTGCCGAGAAGATGGGCCACCTTTGTAGGGATGACTCTGTTGAGGGTTTAAGATTTTACCCAAACTGTTTTTGA